Within Candidatus Omnitrophota bacterium, the genomic segment GGGCACGTCTATAGGCGCGCATTGTGTTATTGACGAGTTTACGACAATAGGCAGGAATTGCCGGATATTTTCCGGGGCCGTAATCGGCAGTATCACGCAGGACAAAAAATTTGTCAATAAAAAGAGTTTTTTAACGATTGGAGACAATAATATAATACGCGAATATGCCACTATAAATAGAGGTACTGTTGAGAACAGCAGGACATTAGTTGGCAACAATTGTTTGTTAATGGCTTATAGCCATGTTGCCCATGATTGCGCGATAGGTGACAATGTTATTATTGCTAACTGCGGGACATTAGCGGGCCATGTCAGGCTGGATAATGGGGCCATGATCGGAGGACTGGCGGCCGCGCATCAGTTTACGCGCGTAGGCACTATGGCTATTGTAGGCGGTTGTTCAAAAGTTGTGCAGGATATTGTGCCGTATGCTATGGCAGACGGCCATCCGGCTAAAGTTTACACGGTGAATACTCTTGGGTTAAAGCGGGCGGGTTTTGATAGCGGGTCAATATCCAGCCTGAAACAGGCCTTTAAAATTATTTTTTCACTGGGGCTTAACACAAAAAACGCCCTGTCAAAAATAGAGAAACAGCTCGCCCCGACAAAGGAAATAACCGTTCTTTTGGATTTTATCAAAGGTTCCAAGAGAGGTATCTCCAAATAGATAAAATGACTAATCTGCGCCAGATCGCTATCATTGCCGGTAGCGGAAAATTCCCACTGCTTGTTGCCAAGGCCGCCAAATCCAATAATC encodes:
- the lpxA gene encoding acyl-ACP--UDP-N-acetylglucosamine O-acyltransferase; amino-acid sequence: MDIHKTAIISKEAKIGDGVSIGPYAVVNGNAEIGAGTSIGAHCVIDEFTTIGRNCRIFSGAVIGSITQDKKFVNKKSFLTIGDNNIIREYATINRGTVENSRTLVGNNCLLMAYSHVAHDCAIGDNVIIANCGTLAGHVRLDNGAMIGGLAAAHQFTRVGTMAIVGGCSKVVQDIVPYAMADGHPAKVYTVNTLGLKRAGFDSGSISSLKQAFKIIFSLGLNTKNALSKIEKQLAPTKEITVLLDFIKGSKRGISK